One Vicugna pacos chromosome 12, VicPac4, whole genome shotgun sequence genomic window carries:
- the SP7 gene encoding transcription factor Sp7 isoform X2 — protein MASSLLEEEAHYGSSPLAMLTAACSKFGGSSPLRDSTTLGKAGTKKPYPVGSDLSVPKAMGDAYPAPFSSTNGLLSPAGSPPAPTSGYANDYPPFSHSFPGPTGTQDPGLLVPKGHSSSDCLPSVYTSLDMAHPYGSWYKAGIHAGISPGPGNAPTPWWDMHPGGNWLGGGQGQGDGLQGTLPTGPAQPPLNPQLPTYPSDFAPLNPAPYPAPHLLQPGPQHVLPQDVYKPKAVGNSGQLEGSAGAKTPRGAGTGGSAGYGGSGAGRSSCDCPNCQELERLGAAAAGLRKKPIHSCHIPGCGKVYGKASHLKAHLRWHTGERPFVCNWLFCGKRFTRSDELERHVRTHTREKKFTCLLCSKRFTRSDHLSKHQRTHGEPGPGPPPSGPKELGEGRSAGEEEASQPPRPSASPAPPEKAPEGSPEQSNLLEI, from the exons ATGGCGTCCTCCCTGCTTGAG GAGGAAGCTCACTATGGCTCCAGTCCCCTGGCCATGCTGACAGCGGCGTGCAGCAAATTTGGTGGCTCTAGCCCTCTGCGGGACTCAACGACACTGGGCAAAGCAGGCACAAAGAAGCCATACCCTGTGGGCAGTGACCTTTCTGTCCCCAAAGCCATGGGGGATGCCTACCCAGCCCCATTTTCAAGCACCAATGGACTCCTCTCACCAGCAGGCAGTCCTCCAGCACCCACCTCAGGCTACGCCAATGACTACCCTCCCTTTTCCCACTCATTCCCTGGGCCCACGGGCACCCAGGACCCTGGGCTACTAGTGCCCAAGGGGCACAGCTCTTCTGACTGCCTGCCCAGTGTCTACACCTCTCTGGACATGGCACACCCCTATGGCTCCTGGTACAAGGCAGGTATCCATGCAGGCATCTCACCGGGCCCGGGCAATGCTCCCACACCTTGGTGGGACATGCACCCAGGGGGCAACTGGCtaggtggtgggcagggccagggtgaTGGGCTGCAAGGGACACTGCCCACGGGCCCTGCTCAGCCTCCACTGAACCCCCAGCTGCCCACCTACCCGTCCGACTTTGCCCCCCTGAATCCAGCCCCCTATCCAGCTCCCCACCTCCTGCAACCAGGGCCCCAGCATGTCTTGCCCCAAGATGTCTATAAGCCCAAGGCTGTGGGCAACAGCGGGCAGCTGGAGGGGAGTGCTGGAGCCAAAACCCCTCGAGGTGCAGGCACAGGGGGCAGTGCTGGATACGGGGGCAGTGGAGCAGGGCGCTCTTCCTGCGACTGCCCCAACTGCCAGGAGCTGGAGCGCCTGGGGGCAGCAGCAGCCGGCCTGCGGAAGAAGCCCATTCACAGCTGCCACATCCCCGGCTGCGGCAAAGTGTACGGCAAGGCCTCCCACCTGAAGGCCCACTTGCGCTGGCACACGGGCGAGAGGCCCTTCGTCTGCAACTGGCTCTTCTGCGGCAAGAGGTTCACCCGTTCGGACGAGCTGGAGCGCCACGTGCGCACTCACACCCGGGAGAAGAAGTTCACCTGCCTGCTCTGCTCCAAGCGCTTTACCCGCAGCGACCACCTGAGCAAACACCAGCGCACCCACGGCGAGCCAGGCCCAGGCCCCCCTCCCAGCGGCCccaaggagctgggggagggccgCAGCGCGGGGGAAGAGGAAGCCAGTCAGCCGCCCCGACCTTCGGCCTCGCCGGCACCCCCGGAGAAAGCCCCCGAAGGCAGCCCAGAGCAGAGCAACCTGCTGGAGATCTGA
- the SP7 gene encoding transcription factor Sp7 isoform X3: MLTAACSKFGGSSPLRDSTTLGKAGTKKPYPVGSDLSVPKAMGDAYPAPFSSTNGLLSPAGSPPAPTSGYANDYPPFSHSFPGPTGTQDPGLLVPKGHSSSDCLPSVYTSLDMAHPYGSWYKAGIHAGISPGPGNAPTPWWDMHPGGNWLGGGQGQGDGLQGTLPTGPAQPPLNPQLPTYPSDFAPLNPAPYPAPHLLQPGPQHVLPQDVYKPKAVGNSGQLEGSAGAKTPRGAGTGGSAGYGGSGAGRSSCDCPNCQELERLGAAAAGLRKKPIHSCHIPGCGKVYGKASHLKAHLRWHTGERPFVCNWLFCGKRFTRSDELERHVRTHTREKKFTCLLCSKRFTRSDHLSKHQRTHGEPGPGPPPSGPKELGEGRSAGEEEASQPPRPSASPAPPEKAPEGSPEQSNLLEI, translated from the coding sequence ATGCTGACAGCGGCGTGCAGCAAATTTGGTGGCTCTAGCCCTCTGCGGGACTCAACGACACTGGGCAAAGCAGGCACAAAGAAGCCATACCCTGTGGGCAGTGACCTTTCTGTCCCCAAAGCCATGGGGGATGCCTACCCAGCCCCATTTTCAAGCACCAATGGACTCCTCTCACCAGCAGGCAGTCCTCCAGCACCCACCTCAGGCTACGCCAATGACTACCCTCCCTTTTCCCACTCATTCCCTGGGCCCACGGGCACCCAGGACCCTGGGCTACTAGTGCCCAAGGGGCACAGCTCTTCTGACTGCCTGCCCAGTGTCTACACCTCTCTGGACATGGCACACCCCTATGGCTCCTGGTACAAGGCAGGTATCCATGCAGGCATCTCACCGGGCCCGGGCAATGCTCCCACACCTTGGTGGGACATGCACCCAGGGGGCAACTGGCtaggtggtgggcagggccagggtgaTGGGCTGCAAGGGACACTGCCCACGGGCCCTGCTCAGCCTCCACTGAACCCCCAGCTGCCCACCTACCCGTCCGACTTTGCCCCCCTGAATCCAGCCCCCTATCCAGCTCCCCACCTCCTGCAACCAGGGCCCCAGCATGTCTTGCCCCAAGATGTCTATAAGCCCAAGGCTGTGGGCAACAGCGGGCAGCTGGAGGGGAGTGCTGGAGCCAAAACCCCTCGAGGTGCAGGCACAGGGGGCAGTGCTGGATACGGGGGCAGTGGAGCAGGGCGCTCTTCCTGCGACTGCCCCAACTGCCAGGAGCTGGAGCGCCTGGGGGCAGCAGCAGCCGGCCTGCGGAAGAAGCCCATTCACAGCTGCCACATCCCCGGCTGCGGCAAAGTGTACGGCAAGGCCTCCCACCTGAAGGCCCACTTGCGCTGGCACACGGGCGAGAGGCCCTTCGTCTGCAACTGGCTCTTCTGCGGCAAGAGGTTCACCCGTTCGGACGAGCTGGAGCGCCACGTGCGCACTCACACCCGGGAGAAGAAGTTCACCTGCCTGCTCTGCTCCAAGCGCTTTACCCGCAGCGACCACCTGAGCAAACACCAGCGCACCCACGGCGAGCCAGGCCCAGGCCCCCCTCCCAGCGGCCccaaggagctgggggagggccgCAGCGCGGGGGAAGAGGAAGCCAGTCAGCCGCCCCGACCTTCGGCCTCGCCGGCACCCCCGGAGAAAGCCCCCGAAGGCAGCCCAGAGCAGAGCAACCTGCTGGAGATCTGA
- the SP7 gene encoding transcription factor Sp7 isoform X1 — translation MFRTSWGAQGDGERAGASQTFASERGFPTAALTLMPSLEEEAHYGSSPLAMLTAACSKFGGSSPLRDSTTLGKAGTKKPYPVGSDLSVPKAMGDAYPAPFSSTNGLLSPAGSPPAPTSGYANDYPPFSHSFPGPTGTQDPGLLVPKGHSSSDCLPSVYTSLDMAHPYGSWYKAGIHAGISPGPGNAPTPWWDMHPGGNWLGGGQGQGDGLQGTLPTGPAQPPLNPQLPTYPSDFAPLNPAPYPAPHLLQPGPQHVLPQDVYKPKAVGNSGQLEGSAGAKTPRGAGTGGSAGYGGSGAGRSSCDCPNCQELERLGAAAAGLRKKPIHSCHIPGCGKVYGKASHLKAHLRWHTGERPFVCNWLFCGKRFTRSDELERHVRTHTREKKFTCLLCSKRFTRSDHLSKHQRTHGEPGPGPPPSGPKELGEGRSAGEEEASQPPRPSASPAPPEKAPEGSPEQSNLLEI, via the coding sequence GAGGAAGCTCACTATGGCTCCAGTCCCCTGGCCATGCTGACAGCGGCGTGCAGCAAATTTGGTGGCTCTAGCCCTCTGCGGGACTCAACGACACTGGGCAAAGCAGGCACAAAGAAGCCATACCCTGTGGGCAGTGACCTTTCTGTCCCCAAAGCCATGGGGGATGCCTACCCAGCCCCATTTTCAAGCACCAATGGACTCCTCTCACCAGCAGGCAGTCCTCCAGCACCCACCTCAGGCTACGCCAATGACTACCCTCCCTTTTCCCACTCATTCCCTGGGCCCACGGGCACCCAGGACCCTGGGCTACTAGTGCCCAAGGGGCACAGCTCTTCTGACTGCCTGCCCAGTGTCTACACCTCTCTGGACATGGCACACCCCTATGGCTCCTGGTACAAGGCAGGTATCCATGCAGGCATCTCACCGGGCCCGGGCAATGCTCCCACACCTTGGTGGGACATGCACCCAGGGGGCAACTGGCtaggtggtgggcagggccagggtgaTGGGCTGCAAGGGACACTGCCCACGGGCCCTGCTCAGCCTCCACTGAACCCCCAGCTGCCCACCTACCCGTCCGACTTTGCCCCCCTGAATCCAGCCCCCTATCCAGCTCCCCACCTCCTGCAACCAGGGCCCCAGCATGTCTTGCCCCAAGATGTCTATAAGCCCAAGGCTGTGGGCAACAGCGGGCAGCTGGAGGGGAGTGCTGGAGCCAAAACCCCTCGAGGTGCAGGCACAGGGGGCAGTGCTGGATACGGGGGCAGTGGAGCAGGGCGCTCTTCCTGCGACTGCCCCAACTGCCAGGAGCTGGAGCGCCTGGGGGCAGCAGCAGCCGGCCTGCGGAAGAAGCCCATTCACAGCTGCCACATCCCCGGCTGCGGCAAAGTGTACGGCAAGGCCTCCCACCTGAAGGCCCACTTGCGCTGGCACACGGGCGAGAGGCCCTTCGTCTGCAACTGGCTCTTCTGCGGCAAGAGGTTCACCCGTTCGGACGAGCTGGAGCGCCACGTGCGCACTCACACCCGGGAGAAGAAGTTCACCTGCCTGCTCTGCTCCAAGCGCTTTACCCGCAGCGACCACCTGAGCAAACACCAGCGCACCCACGGCGAGCCAGGCCCAGGCCCCCCTCCCAGCGGCCccaaggagctgggggagggccgCAGCGCGGGGGAAGAGGAAGCCAGTCAGCCGCCCCGACCTTCGGCCTCGCCGGCACCCCCGGAGAAAGCCCCCGAAGGCAGCCCAGAGCAGAGCAACCTGCTGGAGATCTGA
- the AAAS gene encoding aladin isoform X1: MCSLGLFPPPPPRGQVTLYEHNNELVTGSSYESPPPDFRGQWINLPVLNLTKDPLKTPGRLDHGTRTAFIHHREQVWKRCINIWRDVGLFGVLNEIANSEEEVFEWVKTASSWALALCRWASSLHGSLFPHLSLRSEDLIAEFAQVTNWSSCCLRVFAWHPHTNKFAVALLDDSIRVYNANSTIVPSLKHRLQRNVAALAWKPLSASVLAVACQSCILIWTLDPTSLSTRPSSGCAQVLSHPGHTPVTSLAWAPSGGRLLSASPVDAAILVWDVSTETCVPLPWFRGGGVTNLLWSPDGSKVLATTPSAVFRVWEAQMWTCERWPTLSGRCQTGCWSPDGSRLLFTVLGEPLIYSLSFPERCGEGKGGVGGAKSAMIVADLSETTVQTPDGEERLGGEAHSMVWDPSGERLAVLMKGNPRVQNGKPVILLFRTRNSPVFELLPCGIIQGEPGAQAQLITFHPSFSKGALLSVCWSTGRIAHIPLYFVNAQFPRFSPVLSRTQEPPAGGGGSIHDLPLFTETSPISAPWDPLPGPPPARPHSPHSHFQ, encoded by the exons ATGTGTTCCCTGGGGTTATTCCCTCCGCCGCCGCCAAGGGGACAAGTCACCCTATACGAGCACAATAACGAGCTGGTGACAGGGAGTAGCTATGAGAGTCCGCCTCCCGACTTCCGGGGCCAG TGGATCAATCTTCCTGTCCTAAACCTCACTAAGGATCCTCTGAAGACCCCTGGGAGGCTGGACCATGGCACAAGAACTGCCTTTATCCATCACCGGGAGCAAGTGTGGAAGAGATGCATCAACATTTG GCGCGACGTGGGCCTTTTTGGGGTACTAAATGAAATTGCAAACTCAGAGGAGGAGG TGTTTGAGTGGGTGAAGACGGCGTccagctgggccctggccctCTGTCGatgggcctcctccctccatgGGTCCCTGTTCCCCCATCTGTCT CTCAGGAGCGAAGATCTGATCGCTGAATTTGCCCAAGTCACCAACTG GTCCAGCTGCTGCTTGAGGGTCTTTGCGTGGCACCCCCACACCAACAAGTTCGCGGTGGCCCTGCTGGATGACTCAATCCGTGTGTATAATGCCAACAG CACTATAGTCCCCTCCCTGAAGCACCGGCTGCAGCGAAATGTGGCGGCCCTAGCTTGGAAGCCCCTCAGTGCCTCCGTCTTGGCTGTGGCCTGTCAGAGCTGCATTCTCATTTGGACCCTGGACCCCACCTCCTTGTCTACCCG ACCCTCTTCTGGCTGTGCCCAAGTGCTCTCTCACCCTGGGCACACACCTGTCACCAGCTTGGCCTGGGCCCCCAGTGGGGGGCGGCTGCTCTCAGCTTCACCTGTGGATGCTGCCATCCTG GTATGGGATGTCTCAACAGAGACCTGTGTTCCTCTTCCTTGGTTTCGGGGAGGTGGGGTTACCAACCTGCTCTGGTCCCCAGATGGCAGCAAAGTCCTGGCTACCACTCCTTCAGCTGTTTTTCG AGTCTGGGAGGCCCAGATGTGGACTTGCGAGAGGTGGCCTACGCTGTCAGGGCGATGTCAG ACTGGCTGCTGGAGCCCTGATGGAAGCCGCCTGCTGTTCACAGTGTTGGGGGAACCGCTGATTTACTCCTTATCATTCCCTGAACGTTGTG GTGAGGGAAAGGGGGGCGTTGGAGGTGCAAAGTCAGCAATGATCGTAGCAGATCTGTCTGAGACGACAGTACAAACACCGGATGGAGAGGAAAG ACTTGGGGGAGAGGCTCACTCCATGGTCTGGGACCCGAGTGGAGAACGGCTGGCTGTGCTCATGAAAG GAAATCCACGGGTCCAGAATGGGAAACCAGTCATCCTCCTTTTTCGCACTCGAAACAGCCCTGTGTTTGAGCTACTTCCTTG CGGCATTATTCAGGGGGAGCCAGGAGCCCAGGCCCAGCTCATcaccttccatccttccttcagcAAAGGAGCTCTGCTCAGTGTG TGCTGGTCCACAGGCCGGATTGCCCACATCCCTTTGTACTTTGTCAACGCCCAGTTTCCACGTTTTAGCCCGGTGCTTAGCCGAACCCAAGAGCCCCCAGCTGGGGGCGGAGGCTCTATTCACGATCTGCCTCTCTTTACTGAGACATCCCCAATCTCTGCCCCTTGGGACCCTCTCCCAGGGCCACCCCCTGCTCGGCCCCACTCCCCTCATTCCCACTTCCAGTAA
- the AAAS gene encoding aladin isoform X2, producing MCSLGLFPPPPPRGQVTLYEHNNELVTGSSYESPPPDFRGQDPLKTPGRLDHGTRTAFIHHREQVWKRCINIWRDVGLFGVLNEIANSEEEVFEWVKTASSWALALCRWASSLHGSLFPHLSLRSEDLIAEFAQVTNWSSCCLRVFAWHPHTNKFAVALLDDSIRVYNANSTIVPSLKHRLQRNVAALAWKPLSASVLAVACQSCILIWTLDPTSLSTRPSSGCAQVLSHPGHTPVTSLAWAPSGGRLLSASPVDAAILVWDVSTETCVPLPWFRGGGVTNLLWSPDGSKVLATTPSAVFRVWEAQMWTCERWPTLSGRCQTGCWSPDGSRLLFTVLGEPLIYSLSFPERCGEGKGGVGGAKSAMIVADLSETTVQTPDGEERLGGEAHSMVWDPSGERLAVLMKGNPRVQNGKPVILLFRTRNSPVFELLPCGIIQGEPGAQAQLITFHPSFSKGALLSVCWSTGRIAHIPLYFVNAQFPRFSPVLSRTQEPPAGGGGSIHDLPLFTETSPISAPWDPLPGPPPARPHSPHSHFQ from the exons ATGTGTTCCCTGGGGTTATTCCCTCCGCCGCCGCCAAGGGGACAAGTCACCCTATACGAGCACAATAACGAGCTGGTGACAGGGAGTAGCTATGAGAGTCCGCCTCCCGACTTCCGGGGCCAG GATCCTCTGAAGACCCCTGGGAGGCTGGACCATGGCACAAGAACTGCCTTTATCCATCACCGGGAGCAAGTGTGGAAGAGATGCATCAACATTTG GCGCGACGTGGGCCTTTTTGGGGTACTAAATGAAATTGCAAACTCAGAGGAGGAGG TGTTTGAGTGGGTGAAGACGGCGTccagctgggccctggccctCTGTCGatgggcctcctccctccatgGGTCCCTGTTCCCCCATCTGTCT CTCAGGAGCGAAGATCTGATCGCTGAATTTGCCCAAGTCACCAACTG GTCCAGCTGCTGCTTGAGGGTCTTTGCGTGGCACCCCCACACCAACAAGTTCGCGGTGGCCCTGCTGGATGACTCAATCCGTGTGTATAATGCCAACAG CACTATAGTCCCCTCCCTGAAGCACCGGCTGCAGCGAAATGTGGCGGCCCTAGCTTGGAAGCCCCTCAGTGCCTCCGTCTTGGCTGTGGCCTGTCAGAGCTGCATTCTCATTTGGACCCTGGACCCCACCTCCTTGTCTACCCG ACCCTCTTCTGGCTGTGCCCAAGTGCTCTCTCACCCTGGGCACACACCTGTCACCAGCTTGGCCTGGGCCCCCAGTGGGGGGCGGCTGCTCTCAGCTTCACCTGTGGATGCTGCCATCCTG GTATGGGATGTCTCAACAGAGACCTGTGTTCCTCTTCCTTGGTTTCGGGGAGGTGGGGTTACCAACCTGCTCTGGTCCCCAGATGGCAGCAAAGTCCTGGCTACCACTCCTTCAGCTGTTTTTCG AGTCTGGGAGGCCCAGATGTGGACTTGCGAGAGGTGGCCTACGCTGTCAGGGCGATGTCAG ACTGGCTGCTGGAGCCCTGATGGAAGCCGCCTGCTGTTCACAGTGTTGGGGGAACCGCTGATTTACTCCTTATCATTCCCTGAACGTTGTG GTGAGGGAAAGGGGGGCGTTGGAGGTGCAAAGTCAGCAATGATCGTAGCAGATCTGTCTGAGACGACAGTACAAACACCGGATGGAGAGGAAAG ACTTGGGGGAGAGGCTCACTCCATGGTCTGGGACCCGAGTGGAGAACGGCTGGCTGTGCTCATGAAAG GAAATCCACGGGTCCAGAATGGGAAACCAGTCATCCTCCTTTTTCGCACTCGAAACAGCCCTGTGTTTGAGCTACTTCCTTG CGGCATTATTCAGGGGGAGCCAGGAGCCCAGGCCCAGCTCATcaccttccatccttccttcagcAAAGGAGCTCTGCTCAGTGTG TGCTGGTCCACAGGCCGGATTGCCCACATCCCTTTGTACTTTGTCAACGCCCAGTTTCCACGTTTTAGCCCGGTGCTTAGCCGAACCCAAGAGCCCCCAGCTGGGGGCGGAGGCTCTATTCACGATCTGCCTCTCTTTACTGAGACATCCCCAATCTCTGCCCCTTGGGACCCTCTCCCAGGGCCACCCCCTGCTCGGCCCCACTCCCCTCATTCCCACTTCCAGTAA
- the MYG1 gene encoding MYG1 exonuclease isoform X1, which yields MGYRFLRGLLPLLLPPPPLWAPRPKLSLESVPPSKRSRSHVMAPARIGTHNGTFHCDEALACALLRLLPEYRDAEIVRTRDPEKLASCDIVVDVGGEYDPQRHRYDHHQRSFTETMSSLSPGKPWQTKLSSAGLIYLHFGHKLLAQLLGTSEEDNMVGTLYDKIYENFVEELDAVDNGISQWEEGQPRYAVTTTLSARVARLNPTWNQPNQDTEEGFKRAMDLVREEFLQRLEFYQHSWLPARALVEEALAQRFQVDSSGEIIELAKGGCPWKEHLYHLESGLSPPVTIAFVIYTDQAGQWRVQCVPKELHSFQSRLPLPEPWRGLRDDALDQVSGIPGCVFVHTSGFIGGHRTREGALSMARATLAQYPAPVPPTHPLGQ from the exons ATGGGCTACCGGTTTCTGCGCGGTCTCCTTcctctgctgctgccgccgccaccCCTCTGGGCCCCGCGCCCCAAGCTCAGCCTGGAGTCGGTCCCACCCTCCAAACGATCCCGGAGCCACGTCATGGCCCCAGCCCGAATCGGGACGCACAACGGCACGTTCCACTGCGATGAAGCGCTGGCGTGCGCGTTGCTGCGCCTCCTGCCTGAATACCGG GATGCAGAGATTGTGCGGACCCGGGACCCCGAGAAACTGGCTTCTTGTGACATCGTGGTAGACGTGGGGGGCGAGTACGACCCTCAGAGACACCGCTATGACCATCACCAGAG GTCTTTCACAGAGACCATGAGCTCCCTGTCCCCGGGGAAGCCGTGGCAGACCAAGCTGAGCAGTGCGGGACTCATCTATCTGCACTTCGGGCACAAGCTGCTGGCCCAGTTGCTGGGCACTAGCGAAGAGGACAACATGGTGGGCACCCTCTATGACAAG ATATACGAGAACTTCGTGGAGGAGTTGGATGCAGTGGACAATGGCATCTCCCAGTGGGAGGAGGGACAGCCTCGTTATGCGGTGACTACTACGCTGAGCGCCCGGGTTGCTCGGCTTAATCCCACCTGGAACCAGCCCAACCAAGACACTGAG GAAGGATTCAAGCGTGCAATGGATCTGGTTCGCGAGGAGTTTCTGCAGAGACTAGAATTCTACCAGCACAGCTGGCTGCCAGCCCGGGCCCTGGTGGAAGAGGCCCTGGCCCAGCGATTCCAG GTAGACTCAAGTGGGGAGATAATAGAACTGGCAAAAGGTGGATGCCCCTGGAAGGAGCATCTCTACCACCTGGAATCGGGGCTGTCCCCGCCGGTGACCATCGCCTTTGTTATCTACACTGACCAGGCTGGACAGTGGCGGGTACAGTGTGTGCCTAAGGAGCTCCATTCATTCCAGAGCAG GCTGCCCCTGCCAGAGCCATGGCGGGGTCTTCGGGATGATGCCCTGGACCAGGTCAGTGGGATTCCTGGCTGTGTCTTTGTCCACACCAGTGGCTTCATTGGCGGGCACCGGACCCGAGAGGGTGCCTTGAGCATGGCCCGTGCCACCTTGGCCCAGTACCCTGCACCTGTGCCTCCCACACATCCCCTAGGCCAATAA
- the MYG1 gene encoding MYG1 exonuclease isoform X2: MGYRFLRGLLPLLLPPPPLWAPRPKLSLESVPPSKRSRSHVMAPARIGTHNGTFHCDEALACALLRLLPEYRDAEIVRTRDPEKLASCDIVVDVGGEYDPQRHRYDHHQRSFTETMSSLSPGKPWQTKLSSAGLIYLHFGHKLLAQLLGTSEEDNMVGTLYDKIYENFVEELDAVDNGISQWEEGQPRYAVTTTLSARVARLNPTWNQPNQDTEEGFKRAMDLVREEFLQRLEFYQHSWLPARALVEEALAQRFQAGQWRVQCVPKELHSFQSRLPLPEPWRGLRDDALDQVSGIPGCVFVHTSGFIGGHRTREGALSMARATLAQYPAPVPPTHPLGQ, encoded by the exons ATGGGCTACCGGTTTCTGCGCGGTCTCCTTcctctgctgctgccgccgccaccCCTCTGGGCCCCGCGCCCCAAGCTCAGCCTGGAGTCGGTCCCACCCTCCAAACGATCCCGGAGCCACGTCATGGCCCCAGCCCGAATCGGGACGCACAACGGCACGTTCCACTGCGATGAAGCGCTGGCGTGCGCGTTGCTGCGCCTCCTGCCTGAATACCGG GATGCAGAGATTGTGCGGACCCGGGACCCCGAGAAACTGGCTTCTTGTGACATCGTGGTAGACGTGGGGGGCGAGTACGACCCTCAGAGACACCGCTATGACCATCACCAGAG GTCTTTCACAGAGACCATGAGCTCCCTGTCCCCGGGGAAGCCGTGGCAGACCAAGCTGAGCAGTGCGGGACTCATCTATCTGCACTTCGGGCACAAGCTGCTGGCCCAGTTGCTGGGCACTAGCGAAGAGGACAACATGGTGGGCACCCTCTATGACAAG ATATACGAGAACTTCGTGGAGGAGTTGGATGCAGTGGACAATGGCATCTCCCAGTGGGAGGAGGGACAGCCTCGTTATGCGGTGACTACTACGCTGAGCGCCCGGGTTGCTCGGCTTAATCCCACCTGGAACCAGCCCAACCAAGACACTGAG GAAGGATTCAAGCGTGCAATGGATCTGGTTCGCGAGGAGTTTCTGCAGAGACTAGAATTCTACCAGCACAGCTGGCTGCCAGCCCGGGCCCTGGTGGAAGAGGCCCTGGCCCAGCGATTCCAG GCTGGACAGTGGCGGGTACAGTGTGTGCCTAAGGAGCTCCATTCATTCCAGAGCAG GCTGCCCCTGCCAGAGCCATGGCGGGGTCTTCGGGATGATGCCCTGGACCAGGTCAGTGGGATTCCTGGCTGTGTCTTTGTCCACACCAGTGGCTTCATTGGCGGGCACCGGACCCGAGAGGGTGCCTTGAGCATGGCCCGTGCCACCTTGGCCCAGTACCCTGCACCTGTGCCTCCCACACATCCCCTAGGCCAATAA